A region from the Salvia splendens isolate huo1 chromosome 15, SspV2, whole genome shotgun sequence genome encodes:
- the LOC121769171 gene encoding probable cation transporter HKT6, with protein sequence MDHFSYYTKKIQTLCISSWKVTKLLLFRAYHILVMKSNPFFMSLFYLLFISLFGFVMLKAWKPRPHSPMPRNIDLLFTSVSAATVSSMMTVEMEVFTGQHLIVMTLLMFLGGEIFTSLLRLHFTPRPFFEGRVESVESPPNVLTTDHSFLKFDSIKFLAILVLGYVVVVQMIGVASVLMYLSLVSGAESVLKSKGIKTSVFSVFTVVSTFANCGFIPTNENLIVFSKNTGLLLILLPQILLGNTLFPSALRAMIWLLGKRLKRNEAEYLLRNTREVGFPHLLPQLESMLLLTTVLGFPLIASILFSSMEWYNVGLDGMNSYRRVVGIFFQCANVRHSGENIVDLSTIAPAVLVFFMLMMYLPPYTSFVPIKSDEQGQPMIEGKEEKRKNIIAKNFTFSQISYLAIFIVMICITERKSLKDDPINFSVLNIAFEVISAYGNVGLTTGYSCDRQVRRDPKCVGKWYGLAGKWSDEGKLILMVVMLFGRLKRFNIKGGQAWKLL encoded by the exons ATGGATCACTTTTCTTACTACACAAAGAAAATACAAACCCTTTGCATTAGTTCATGGAAAGTAACCAAGCTTCTCCTCTTTCGCGCCTACCACATTCTTGTCATGAAATCCAACCCCTTTTTCATGTCTCTCTTCTACTTGCTCTTCATTTCCCTATTCGGGTTCGTCATGCTCAAGGCATGGAAGCCTCGGCCCCATTCGCCCATGCCTAGGAACATCGACTTGCTCTTCACATCCGTGTCGGCAGCCACCGTCTCCAGCATGATGACGGTGGAAATGGAGGTTTTCACCGGCCAACACCTGATAGTGATGACATTGTTGATGTTCCTTGGCGGCGAGATCTTCACCTCGCTCCTCCGTCTCCACTTCACTCCCAGACCCTTTTTCGAGGGAAGAGTTGAGTCTGTGGAATCCCCACCTAATGTGTTGACAACTGATCACTCTTTTCTCAAATTCGATTCGATAAAATTCTTGGCAATTTTAGTGTTGGGGTATGTTGTGGTTGTGCAAATGATCGGCGTTGCATCTGTGTTAATGTATCTGTCTCTTGTTTCGGGTGCGGAGAGTGTGCTAAAGAGCAAGGGGATTAAAACTTCTGTTTTTTCGGTTTTTACGGTGGTTTCGACCTTTGCTAACTGTGGATTCATCCCTACGAATGAGAACTTGATTGTTTTTAGTAAAAACACTGGTCTTCTTCTCATCCTTCTTCCTCAAATCCTTCTTGGAAACACATTGTTTCCATCGGCTTTGAGAGCGATGATATGGTTGTTGGGGAAGAGATTGAAAAGGAATGAGGCTGAGTATTTGCTCAGGAATACGAGGGAGGTTGGATTCCCACACTTGCTTCCTCAGCTGGAGTCGATGCTACTTTTAACGACAGTGTTAGGATTTCCTTTGATTGCTTCCATATTGTTTTCCTCTATGGAATGGTATAATGTGGGATTGGATGGCATGAATAGTTACCGGAGAGTGGTCGGAATCTTTTTCCAATGCGCCAACGTTAGGCATTCCGGCGAGAATATTGTTGACCTCTCAACTATCGCCCCGGCCGTATTGGTGTTTTTCATGCTCATGAT GTATCTTCCTCCATATACATCATTTGTACCTATCAAAAGTGATGAACAAGGCCAACCAATGATAGAAGGAAaagaggaaaaaagaaaaaacattaTAGCCAAGAACTTCACCTTTTCACAAATTTCTTATCTTGCTATATTCATCGTTATGATTTGCATTACGGAGAGGAAGAGCCTAAAAGATGATCCTATCAACTTCAGCGTATTGAATATAGCATTTGAAGTGATAAG TGCCTATGGAAATGTGGGATTGACAACCGGTTATAGCTGCGATCGGCAGGTAAGAAGGGATCCAAAATGTGTCGGAAAATGGTATGGACTTGCCGGAAAATGGAGTGATGAAGGCAAATTAATACTCATGGTAGTCATGTTATTTGGTAGATTGAAAAGGTTCAACATCAAGGGAGGCCAAGCGTGGAAGCTCTTATAA